A single Cryomorphaceae bacterium DNA region contains:
- a CDS encoding flippase-like domain-containing protein, producing the protein MKVNKTIKLLLRIILSGAAIFMVLRKVDLEQAWEYLKEARIPFLLAAVLAFFLSKVIAVYRLNYFYRTQGIQFKDLQILKLSWLSMFYNLFIPFVGGEGYKAYWIKKRSVVPLKSLVWSALIDRGSGLTALVLVTGVFFYFSSFAPPNRALFYLLIPLAYIGNWAVTRIFFRSFLPAWGITQLLSLPVQFLQAVTAYMVMLSLGIDTAVLDYIFVFMLATFAYIVPLIGAREMAFVFGADALGLSMEVSLAIGLLFYLSLAFNSLLGTYFIFNPKAVGEEVGFRLNIGEEAKED; encoded by the coding sequence TTGAAGGTCAACAAAACTATAAAATTACTTCTGCGCATCATCCTTAGCGGTGCGGCCATCTTCATGGTTCTGCGCAAGGTGGACTTGGAGCAGGCTTGGGAATACCTTAAAGAGGCCCGCATTCCGTTCTTGTTGGCGGCCGTCTTGGCCTTCTTCCTGAGCAAGGTGATTGCCGTTTACCGCTTGAACTACTTCTACCGTACCCAGGGCATTCAATTCAAGGACCTTCAAATCCTGAAGCTGTCTTGGCTGTCCATGTTTTACAACCTTTTCATCCCCTTCGTGGGCGGGGAAGGTTACAAGGCCTATTGGATCAAAAAACGGTCCGTTGTCCCCTTGAAGTCCCTCGTCTGGAGTGCGCTCATCGACCGCGGATCGGGCCTCACCGCCCTTGTATTGGTCACCGGAGTGTTCTTCTACTTCAGCAGCTTTGCTCCACCCAATAGGGCGCTCTTCTATCTGCTCATCCCCTTGGCCTACATCGGCAACTGGGCCGTAACGCGCATCTTCTTCAGGAGCTTCCTACCCGCATGGGGCATCACCCAACTGCTGAGCCTCCCCGTTCAATTCCTTCAAGCCGTGACGGCTTACATGGTCATGCTTTCCCTCGGGATCGATACCGCGGTCTTAGACTACATCTTCGTCTTCATGCTCGCCACCTTCGCCTATATTGTTCCGCTGATTGGAGCACGCGAAATGGCCTTTGTCTTTGGGGCCGACGCCTTGGGCCTCAGCATGGAAGTCAGCCTTGCCATCGGCTTGCTCTTCTACCTAAGCCTCGCCTTCAACTCCCTCTTGGGCACCTACTTCATCTTCAATCCCAAAGCGGTGGGTGAAGAGGTCGGATTCCGACTCAACATCGGCGAAGAAGCAAAAGAGGATTGA
- a CDS encoding class I SAM-dependent methyltransferase: MRLEDIAQNISPSESGIYEARSASAISYPDEGNQRCMQVEEHSFWFKHRNNVISANVAHFSPSATFFDIGGGNGFVAKRLQDDGRSVVLVEPGPSGAKNAHDRGVEQVLCSTLEDAEFLPAQMESAGLFDVVEHIEDDAAFLRNIHTYLKPGGLVYLTVPTYRWLWSNEDDIAGHYTRYTRKRMNKLLRGLGYDIAFSTYFFSLLPLPILIFRSLPSRLGIRPKEKNMETTQNEHSGKSGFLVKLAQKLWDWELNRLSRQRSIGFGGSLFVVARKRD; this comes from the coding sequence ATGCGCTTAGAAGACATCGCTCAAAACATCTCTCCTTCCGAATCGGGCATTTACGAGGCGCGCTCCGCTTCGGCCATCTCGTATCCGGATGAGGGCAATCAGCGCTGCATGCAGGTTGAAGAGCACAGCTTCTGGTTCAAGCATCGAAACAATGTCATCTCGGCCAACGTGGCGCACTTCAGTCCATCGGCCACCTTCTTTGACATTGGCGGAGGAAACGGCTTTGTCGCCAAACGACTCCAAGACGACGGACGCAGTGTGGTGCTTGTAGAACCCGGTCCCAGTGGCGCCAAGAACGCCCATGACCGCGGGGTTGAGCAGGTCCTTTGTTCCACCTTGGAAGATGCCGAATTCCTGCCCGCACAGATGGAAAGTGCAGGCCTATTTGACGTGGTGGAACACATCGAAGATGACGCCGCATTCTTGCGCAACATCCACACCTACCTCAAGCCAGGAGGGCTGGTGTACTTGACCGTCCCGACCTACCGCTGGCTCTGGTCCAACGAAGACGATATCGCCGGGCACTACACCCGGTACACACGCAAGCGCATGAACAAGCTCTTGCGCGGTCTGGGCTATGACATTGCCTTTTCCACTTATTTCTTTTCCCTGCTGCCGCTTCCCATCTTAATCTTTCGCTCCTTGCCGAGCCGACTTGGAATCCGGCCCAAAGAGAAAAACATGGAGACCACGCAAAACGAGCACAGCGGAAAATCTGGCTTCCTCGTCAAGCTCGCTCAAAAACTCTGGGACTGGGAACTGAACCGTCTTTCTCGTCAACGATCCATCGGTTTTGGTGGAAGTTTATTTGTGGTAGCGCGCAAGCGGGATTAA
- a CDS encoding tyrosine-type recombinase/integrase has protein sequence MKPSITLRHLVLKGRVHFGLEFDYNEALIHQCRRLQARWSSAHRLWNLPYSEANYRKLRVFFHEAVILRTAEFDRSHRNYLEQQKLKVNHKGGNLSSLSPFARQELRAVDRYLSMRRYSERTRKTYGYLLSVFFATIEFDRHTALNFRLVNDYNSDHVVRSGYSVSYQRQFIGALKIYLKLRPHFPIVADKLERPDKQKRLPTVLSEEEVMKLIAQIPQLKHRTIVATLYATGMRISEALNLELKHIDFQRNMIHIVQSKGKKDRVIGLSESLKILLVNYLRDYHPQIYLFNGQGGGRYSGSSVRQIIHRAAQRAGISKKVTPHTLRHSYATHLLDQGVDVRHVQELLGHSKPETTMIYTHVSTKKLVQIRSPFDAALQRHQQFDQQDSERLLQGGDPKLRF, from the coding sequence ATGAAGCCCAGCATCACCCTCCGACACTTGGTTCTCAAAGGCCGCGTCCACTTCGGCCTTGAATTCGACTACAACGAGGCGCTGATACATCAGTGTCGGCGACTACAAGCGCGCTGGAGCTCCGCCCACCGCCTTTGGAACCTCCCCTATTCCGAAGCGAACTATCGGAAACTTCGTGTCTTCTTTCACGAGGCCGTTATTCTGCGCACCGCCGAATTTGACCGCAGCCATCGCAATTATCTGGAGCAACAAAAACTCAAGGTCAACCACAAAGGCGGTAACCTGAGTTCACTATCCCCTTTTGCCCGGCAGGAGCTCCGAGCCGTAGACCGCTATTTGAGTATGCGCCGATACAGCGAGCGTACGCGCAAGACCTATGGCTATCTGCTTTCGGTCTTCTTTGCCACCATAGAATTTGACCGACATACGGCACTGAATTTCCGACTCGTCAACGACTACAATTCCGACCACGTGGTGCGTTCTGGCTATAGTGTATCCTACCAGAGGCAATTCATCGGAGCTTTAAAAATATACCTCAAACTCCGCCCCCACTTCCCCATTGTCGCCGACAAACTCGAACGGCCCGATAAGCAGAAGCGATTACCCACCGTCCTCAGCGAGGAGGAAGTCATGAAGCTCATAGCGCAAATTCCCCAACTCAAGCACCGCACCATCGTCGCCACGCTCTACGCCACCGGCATGCGCATCAGTGAAGCTTTGAACCTAGAACTCAAGCACATCGACTTCCAGCGCAACATGATCCACATCGTGCAAAGCAAAGGCAAAAAGGACCGGGTCATTGGTCTTTCTGAATCCTTGAAGATTCTCCTTGTCAACTACCTCCGCGATTATCATCCTCAGATTTATCTTTTCAACGGTCAAGGCGGCGGACGGTACAGTGGCTCCAGCGTTCGGCAGATCATTCACCGAGCGGCCCAACGCGCCGGCATCTCCAAAAAAGTGACCCCGCACACCCTCCGACACAGCTACGCCACACACCTACTGGACCAAGGCGTGGACGTGCGTCACGTTCAAGAACTCCTCGGTCACTCCAAACCTGAAACAACCATGATCTACACCCATGTGAGCACCAAAAAACTCGTACAAATTAGGAGCCCTTTCGACGCCGCCTTGCAGCGACATCAGCAATTCGACCAGCAAGACTCGGAACGATTGCTTCAAGGCGGTGACCCCAAACTTCGATTCTAA
- a CDS encoding type II toxin-antitoxin system ParD family antitoxin has product MSKNTSIALGPHFDSFIHDQIESGRFKNVSEVIRAGLRLLEERDEKKKAVLKALEEGLLSPAVADFDPQDFYQKTQNKVNYGSLPDQSKGTT; this is encoded by the coding sequence ATGAGCAAGAATACTTCCATAGCACTAGGCCCTCACTTCGATTCCTTTATTCACGATCAAATCGAGAGCGGTCGATTCAAAAATGTGAGCGAAGTTATTCGCGCTGGACTACGGCTATTGGAGGAACGAGACGAAAAGAAAAAGGCAGTCCTCAAGGCTCTAGAAGAAGGACTGCTCAGCCCTGCGGTCGCTGATTTTGATCCTCAAGACTTCTATCAAAAGACCCAAAACAAAGTAAATTATGGGTCATTACCAGATCAGTCAAAAGGCACTACTTGA
- a CDS encoding type II toxin-antitoxin system RelE/ParE family toxin, whose amino-acid sequence MGHYQISQKALLDLEEIVNFTLKQWSQKQSKRYYDGLIKTIESISLNPRIGKPYPGPIKGIRLISYERHLIYYRVSTLDKTILVVRILHQRMRPL is encoded by the coding sequence ATGGGTCATTACCAGATCAGTCAAAAGGCACTACTTGACCTTGAAGAAATCGTAAACTTCACTTTGAAGCAATGGTCCCAAAAGCAATCCAAACGGTACTATGACGGACTGATCAAAACCATCGAGTCGATTTCCTTGAATCCTCGAATCGGCAAACCATACCCTGGGCCCATTAAGGGGATTCGATTGATTTCCTATGAACGTCACCTCATCTATTATCGTGTTTCGACTTTGGACAAAACCATCCTTGTTGTTCGGATTCTCCATCAACGAATGCGGCCACTTTAA
- a CDS encoding tyrosine-protein phosphatase, whose translation MKFRNSLLVVLFLAFYACSFQHSNEYNRKVELEGEHNFRDLGAYRTTDNQAIKKGLLYRSGTLHKLTDNDIEILEERGIKTVINFLTKSERENQGADRLPQNVKSINLPIEGFGSEVDDLIVARKTGDFSKIPADLNYSIHQVLPNTGKQSYAELFSVLADESNYPIVFHCSHGVHRTGTAAALILSILGVPWQTISDDYMLSNEYRLAESTRRVDQLSAIAEDNPSITDKAINRKNIEAFYFLQPEYIDGTKSYILENYGSFESYLQSADISQEQLEQIRNILLEE comes from the coding sequence ATGAAGTTTCGGAACTCACTTTTGGTCGTTTTGTTTCTTGCATTTTACGCATGCAGTTTTCAACATTCAAATGAATATAATAGGAAAGTAGAGCTCGAAGGAGAACATAACTTCAGAGATCTTGGAGCTTACCGAACAACAGATAACCAAGCGATTAAAAAAGGGTTGCTATATCGTTCGGGTACACTCCATAAACTAACGGACAACGACATAGAGATACTCGAAGAACGAGGCATAAAAACGGTTATTAATTTCTTGACGAAGTCTGAAAGAGAAAATCAAGGAGCTGACAGATTACCGCAGAACGTAAAGTCAATCAATCTGCCAATCGAAGGTTTCGGAAGTGAAGTTGATGACTTAATCGTCGCCCGAAAAACAGGCGACTTTTCGAAGATTCCTGCTGATCTGAACTACAGTATTCATCAGGTTTTACCAAACACAGGCAAACAATCCTATGCGGAACTTTTTAGTGTTCTTGCTGATGAAAGCAATTATCCTATTGTTTTTCATTGTTCTCATGGCGTGCATAGAACTGGAACTGCAGCCGCTTTAATTCTTAGCATACTTGGTGTTCCTTGGCAAACCATCAGCGATGACTACATGCTTTCTAATGAATACAGATTAGCTGAAAGTACAAGGAGAGTTGATCAGTTATCAGCAATTGCAGAGGACAATCCTAGTATTACTGATAAGGCAATCAACAGAAAGAATATTGAGGCTTTTTACTTCCTTCAACCAGAATACATTGACGGAACAAAATCATACATTCTAGAAAACTATGGTTCATTTGAATCGTATTTACAGTCCGCAGATATCAGCCAAGAACAGCTTGAACAGATCAGGAATATTCTATTAGAAGAATAG
- a CDS encoding serine hydrolase — protein sequence MKIIILTLVFVFSVQVSAQNHLNAEDSDPKAMGWMQGFPPPQDSIISAIDGSFFQFPALRYSVCHMREFMPTAVVKASSDKQYTFSQKPDENIDNINFTPWNSPEPMTWEQSLSENYTDGILILHKGKIVYERYFGELEPEGVHAAMSVSKTFTGTLGALLVEEGLLDEDKTGADYIPELAHSAFGDATVRQILDMTTGLKYSEDYSDPKAEIWAFSAAGNPFPKPSTYSGPTNYYDYLVTVQKEGEHGSVFGYKTINTDALGWIISRVTGKSITDLLSERIWQPLGTGVDGYYQVDAAGIPFAGGGFSANLRDMAMFGEMIRNNGKFNKQQVLPASLVEDIMNGGSKEAFSQSSYGTSLENWSYRNMWWHTGNAHGAFAARGVYGQTIYIDPKAEMVIVRFASHPEAKNSKIDPTSLPAYQAVAEYLMNK from the coding sequence ATGAAGATTATAATTTTAACCCTGGTATTTGTTTTCAGCGTTCAGGTCTCTGCTCAAAATCATTTGAACGCAGAAGATTCAGATCCCAAAGCAATGGGATGGATGCAGGGTTTTCCCCCGCCTCAAGACAGCATCATATCGGCAATAGACGGAAGCTTCTTTCAGTTTCCAGCATTGCGTTATAGCGTTTGCCACATGCGAGAATTCATGCCTACAGCGGTTGTGAAGGCCTCAAGTGATAAACAATACACCTTTAGCCAAAAGCCAGATGAAAATATTGACAACATAAATTTTACCCCTTGGAATAGCCCTGAACCTATGACATGGGAACAATCGCTCTCCGAGAATTATACAGACGGAATTCTCATTTTGCATAAAGGGAAAATTGTATACGAAAGATATTTCGGTGAATTAGAACCCGAGGGGGTTCATGCTGCTATGTCGGTGAGTAAAACTTTCACGGGTACCCTGGGTGCTTTGCTCGTTGAGGAAGGTCTTCTTGATGAAGATAAAACTGGGGCCGATTATATTCCTGAACTAGCCCATTCTGCCTTTGGTGATGCAACCGTTCGACAGATTCTGGACATGACCACAGGATTAAAATACAGCGAAGACTATTCTGACCCGAAAGCCGAAATCTGGGCTTTTTCTGCGGCAGGCAATCCGTTCCCTAAGCCCTCGACATATTCAGGACCAACAAATTACTATGACTATTTGGTAACGGTTCAAAAAGAAGGCGAGCACGGATCGGTATTTGGCTATAAAACGATCAATACCGATGCGTTGGGGTGGATAATATCTCGTGTTACGGGAAAGAGCATCACCGATCTTTTGTCCGAACGAATCTGGCAACCTCTAGGCACCGGTGTCGATGGCTATTATCAAGTAGATGCCGCTGGAATTCCTTTTGCAGGAGGCGGTTTTAGCGCAAACCTGAGGGATATGGCCATGTTTGGAGAAATGATTCGGAATAATGGGAAGTTCAACAAACAACAAGTCCTTCCAGCCAGTCTTGTCGAGGACATAATGAATGGAGGGAGCAAGGAGGCCTTTAGCCAATCGTCCTATGGGACTTCGCTAGAAAACTGGAGTTATCGAAATATGTGGTGGCATACAGGTAATGCACACGGGGCATTTGCTGCTAGAGGTGTTTACGGCCAAACCATATACATCGACCCTAAAGCAGAAATGGTCATTGTGAGGTTTGCTTCCCATCCGGAGGCAAAAAACTCGAAAATTGACCCGACCAGCTTGCCCGCTTACCAAGCAGTTGCGGAATACTTGATGAATAAATGA
- a CDS encoding helix-turn-helix transcriptional regulator, whose protein sequence is MNYVYAASGAIIAIFVFLILKKRKKAIADYLLILVNLLIGCFILADVLVNWKLTSETVIFQNAIPLLLFPVFVFYLLQFTHAKKHLAKTWYLLFLPFVLFCALCFIDHYLLQNYKSAESISEHFNAPSIWYQLIFKGSQLTFIAVLIYTLRLLNQFEEELKQGFSTIETIDVRWLRHFTWIYLGSISITFILFLGQNLGLIPFEVNQVFGIVYGILTVSMFYMNYQGIQHYTISQVYSGSSINDLPTEKKANSDDTDHSETKSIQLTDEEQKLEAEILKQIEEHQLYLDPKFSLDELAGHLGKSRHQVSRVINSKEHRSFYDLINRYRVDHLKNLLKDPSNSSFTILSLGLDSGFNSKASLNRIFKNISGLTPKQYLDQKSQSVG, encoded by the coding sequence ATGAACTATGTATACGCCGCTTCGGGCGCAATCATTGCCATTTTTGTTTTTTTGATTCTGAAGAAGAGGAAGAAAGCAATTGCGGACTATCTGCTTATTCTTGTAAACCTTCTTATCGGCTGCTTTATACTAGCTGATGTTCTGGTCAACTGGAAGCTGACATCGGAAACGGTGATCTTTCAGAATGCCATTCCGCTCCTCTTGTTTCCGGTTTTCGTGTTTTACCTCCTTCAATTTACACATGCAAAGAAGCACCTAGCAAAGACTTGGTACCTACTCTTTTTACCATTTGTCCTTTTTTGTGCGCTTTGCTTTATCGACCATTACCTCCTACAGAATTATAAATCGGCCGAAAGCATAAGCGAGCATTTCAACGCACCGAGTATTTGGTATCAGCTGATCTTTAAAGGCTCCCAATTGACCTTTATAGCGGTACTTATCTATACCCTTAGATTATTAAACCAATTTGAAGAGGAATTGAAGCAGGGATTTTCGACGATCGAGACCATAGATGTGCGCTGGTTAAGGCACTTTACATGGATATACTTGGGGTCGATTTCCATCACCTTTATCCTATTCTTGGGTCAAAACCTCGGCTTGATTCCTTTCGAAGTCAATCAAGTGTTCGGGATAGTATACGGGATATTGACTGTTTCCATGTTCTACATGAATTATCAAGGAATCCAGCATTACACGATTTCGCAGGTATATTCAGGTAGCTCCATCAATGATTTGCCGACCGAAAAGAAAGCCAATAGTGATGACACTGATCATTCTGAAACGAAGTCAATTCAGTTAACGGATGAAGAACAGAAACTTGAAGCGGAAATATTGAAGCAAATAGAGGAACATCAGCTTTACCTTGATCCAAAATTTAGTCTTGATGAATTAGCTGGTCATTTAGGAAAAAGCAGACACCAAGTATCAAGGGTGATCAACTCAAAAGAACATAGATCCTTCTACGATTTGATAAACAGATATCGGGTTGATCATCTTAAAAATCTATTGAAGGACCCATCAAATTCCTCATTTACTATTCTATCGCTCGGATTAGATAGTGGATTTAACTCAAAAGCTTCTCTGAATCGTATATTCAAGAATATCAGTGGCTTAACCCCAAAACAGTACCTTGATCAAAAGTCTCAATCTGTCGGATAG
- a CDS encoding SDR family oxidoreductase: MSSKTAIITGGSRGLGRDMALNLAKDGVDIIFSYHQNEAKAQEVISEITAMGQKAVAFQFDANDYTSGQAFIKEASDYLKKENGNSKFDFLINNAGTGTFNLVSDTTEEQFNEMMNIHLKSVYFMTQAALPYLNDGGRIVNISSGLSRFSLPGMSAYAVMKGAIEVFTRYLAKELGGRKITANVIAPGAIATDFAGGSNKDEEKAAIISSITALGRVGEAEDVGGTVAFLCSDKAGWINGQRIEVSGGMLV, encoded by the coding sequence ATGAGTTCTAAGACAGCAATTATAACAGGAGGTAGTCGCGGACTAGGAAGAGATATGGCCCTTAACCTGGCCAAAGACGGTGTTGACATCATCTTCTCCTACCATCAAAATGAAGCGAAGGCACAGGAAGTCATCTCGGAAATAACCGCTATGGGCCAGAAAGCCGTGGCCTTTCAATTTGATGCCAATGACTACACCAGTGGACAAGCGTTCATTAAAGAGGCCTCGGATTATTTGAAGAAGGAAAACGGCAACAGCAAATTCGATTTTCTAATCAATAATGCGGGAACGGGTACGTTCAACCTAGTCTCCGATACAACAGAGGAGCAGTTCAATGAAATGATGAATATTCACCTCAAGAGTGTTTACTTCATGACACAAGCTGCTTTGCCCTATCTTAATGATGGCGGAAGGATCGTCAATATATCGAGTGGATTGTCTCGCTTCAGCTTGCCGGGGATGTCCGCATACGCCGTAATGAAGGGCGCCATTGAAGTATTTACGCGCTATCTGGCGAAAGAACTAGGTGGGCGCAAAATCACAGCGAACGTCATTGCCCCTGGCGCCATTGCAACGGATTTTGCGGGTGGAAGCAATAAAGATGAAGAGAAAGCAGCCATTATCTCCAGTATCACGGCCCTTGGACGCGTAGGAGAGGCTGAAGATGTAGGTGGAACCGTTGCCTTCCTCTGTTCGGATAAAGCCGGTTGGATCAACGGACAGCGCATTGAAGTTTCAGGAGGAATGTTAGTTTGA
- a CDS encoding helix-turn-helix transcriptional regulator — MAELRHFKKVSDYHKLAKLPAPEHPLVSLVDYSQVRYPDDVASLRWKQDYYTIGLKRNVPHKMFYGQQDYDFDEGLMTFVAPNQIMGLANNPNVNSSQPSGWLLLVHPDFLWNTALGATINEYDFFGYNVNEALFLSEKEEEMIIDLLTSIQKEYQSNIDQFSQKIVISQIELLLNFAERFYARQFITRKISNHLILSQLETILNDLFRSDQLVEQGLPTVQGVADQLNLSPNYLSGMLKSLTGQSTQQHIHDKLIEKAKEQLSTTPLSISEIAYGLGFEHPASFTKLFKNKTDMSPLEFRKAYN, encoded by the coding sequence ATGGCAGAACTAAGACACTTTAAGAAGGTCAGCGACTATCATAAATTGGCAAAACTGCCGGCACCCGAACATCCTTTAGTGAGCCTTGTGGACTACAGTCAAGTGCGGTATCCCGATGACGTTGCCTCTCTCAGGTGGAAACAGGATTACTACACCATCGGGCTTAAGCGCAACGTTCCGCACAAGATGTTCTACGGCCAGCAAGACTACGATTTTGATGAAGGCCTGATGACCTTTGTGGCGCCCAACCAAATTATGGGCCTTGCCAACAACCCCAATGTCAATAGCAGTCAGCCTTCTGGTTGGCTGCTACTGGTGCATCCCGATTTCTTGTGGAACACCGCCCTTGGCGCCACCATCAACGAGTATGATTTCTTCGGCTACAACGTAAACGAAGCGCTCTTCCTATCGGAGAAGGAGGAAGAAATGATCATTGATCTGCTGACGAGCATACAGAAGGAGTATCAATCGAATATTGACCAGTTCAGTCAGAAGATCGTCATCTCTCAAATTGAGCTCTTGCTGAACTTTGCGGAGCGCTTTTACGCCCGTCAGTTCATCACTCGGAAGATCTCGAATCATCTGATCCTGTCACAGCTTGAAACGATATTGAACGATTTGTTCCGATCCGATCAATTAGTCGAACAAGGGCTACCGACTGTGCAAGGGGTAGCGGACCAACTGAACTTGTCTCCCAACTATCTGAGCGGAATGCTCAAGTCCTTAACGGGACAAAGCACACAACAGCACATCCACGACAAGTTGATCGAAAAGGCCAAGGAACAACTTTCCACCACGCCCCTATCCATCAGTGAAATAGCCTATGGTCTGGGATTCGAACATCCAGCATCTTTCACCAAGCTTTTCAAGAACAAAACCGATATGTCGCCCTTGGAATTTAGGAAGGCTTATAATTGA